In Fusarium poae strain DAOMC 252244 chromosome Unknown contig_2, whole genome shotgun sequence, a single genomic region encodes these proteins:
- a CDS encoding uncharacterized protein (TransMembrane:1 (o12-32i)) — MLSNLNIILDNHQYEILCSITLFTIFIVRYSFLDRNGKYPFLNPKKAFELTTNRVVSEFIGDSKNVLAKGRALYKDQPYRANTDWGEVVIIPPQFLSELKSHKDLDFQTPAEDDSHGYIPGFEPFHGDPNISKVVNKHLTKALTKVTGPLSEEASLAFRDVFTDSTEWHEMQPSQDFIRIVSRMSSRVFMGEGLCRNEEWVKLSADYTVQAFMTGDILRTYPRWARPYAHHFLPSCQTLRSTLEEARQCLKPFLEQRNAIKAEVMGKGKPCPFDDSIEWFKQEYGQHDPAISQISLSLVAIHTTTDLLTETVFNIALNPELFEPLRHEIISVITTDGLKKTALYNLKLMDSVIKESQRLRPIIIGKSHLMLLPD; from the exons ATGTTGTCCAATCTGAACATAATTTTGGACAACCACCAGTACGAAATTCTTTGCAGCATCACTCTATTCACTATCTTCATTGTAAGATATTCTTTCCTCGACCGTAATGGAAAGTACCCGTTCTTGAACCCAAAGAAAGCCTTCGAGCTTACGACCAATCGTGTTGTCAGCGAGTTCATTGGCGACAGCAAGAATGTCCTCGCTAAAGGCAGAGCTTTGTACAAAGATCAACCTTACAGGGCCAACACAGATTGGGGAGAAGTCGTCATCATACCTCCCCAGTTTCTCAGCGAACTGAAAAGTCACAAAGACTTGGACTTCCAAACTCCCGCCGAGGAT GACTCTCATGGATATATCCCCGGGTTTGAACCCTTCCATGGCGATCCCAACATTTCCAAGGTTGTGAACAAACACTTAACGAAAGCCTTGA CCAAGGTCACTGGACCTTTGTCGGAGGAAGCATCATTGGCATTCCGTGATGTTTTTACCGATTCAACAG AGTGGCATGAGATGCAACCGTCTCAAGACTTTATCCGTATTGTGTCGCGCATGTCTTCTCGAGTCTTCATGGGTGAAGGCTTGTGTCGCAACGAAGAATGGGTAAAGCTTTCAGCTGACTACACTGTTCAAGCTTTCATGACAGGTGATATTCTACGAACGTATCCTCGATGGGCTCGACCATATGCTCATCATTTTCTACCGTCTTGTCAAACGCTGAGGTCCACACTTGAAGAGGCACGACAATGCTTAAAGCCATTTCTGGAACAACGCAACGCTATCAAGGCTGAAGTAATGGGAAAGGGGAAGCCGTGTCCATTTGATGATTCTATCGAATGGTTCAAACAAGAATACGGGCAGCACGATCCCGCAATTTCTCAGATATCATTGTCACTCGTGGCCATACATACCACTACCGATCTGCTTACGGAAACGGTATTCAACATTGCTCTTAATCCCGAGTTGTTCGAACCGCTTCGTCACGAGATAATCAGCGTTATAACCACCGATGGACTGAAGAAGACTGCCCTTTACAACTTGAAATTGATGGATAGCGTTATAAAAGAGTCTCAGAGACTTAGACCGATTATAATAGGCAAGTCTCACTTGATGCTTCTACCAGATTAA
- a CDS encoding uncharacterized protein (TransMembrane:4 (i21-40o83-104i116-139o159-177i)) has translation MTGKDCTTTRISEILPWYYQYLFMIFEPSVIIVSLSLIPVSPSNHFHSLAPTDSNGPFWSNSALHKSCDAETAWNTPQLRGLWYSYMGALAFSAVIEPLLLYVARYKLRDVYDAEEVIKAVLFAFFAFDVFHAGATLAVTGIRAALPASRMHIYAMVNVWVPTAWMVLRTLWVMGVARKSTVNRMKRE, from the exons ATGACGGGGAAGGATTGCACTACAACGCGTATCTCTGAGATCCTCCCATGGTACTATCAGTATCTTTTTATGATCTTTGAA CCAAGTGTTATCATTGTGTCTCTATCTCTGATCCCAGTATCACCATCTAATCACTTCCACTCCTTGGCTCCGACCGACAGTAATGGACCTTTCTGGTCGAACTCGGCTTTGCACAAGTCATGCGATGCGGAGACGGCCTGGAACACTCCGCAACTCCGTGGTCTCTGGTATTCATACATGGGGGCTCTTGCCTTCAGTGCTGTGATTGAGCCGCTACTATTATATGTGGCTCGGTACAAATTGCGAGACGTCTATGATGCAGAAGAAGTTATAAAAGCAGTCCTGTTCGCTTTCTTTGCATTTGATGTCTTTCACGCAGGTGCAACATTGGCCGTCACTGGTATACGGGCAGCACTCCCTGCATCTCGTATGCACATATACGCTATGGTTAATGTTTGGGTCCCTACTGCATGGATGGTTTTGCGGACATTGTGGGTAATGGGTGTTGCCAGAAAGTCTACCGTCAACAGGATGAAACGCGAATAA